A genomic region of Fundidesulfovibrio terrae contains the following coding sequences:
- the dsrA gene encoding dissimilatory-type sulfite reductase subunit alpha, with protein sequence MAKHPTPLLDQLESGPWPSFVSDMKHAAEQRHKNPRGTNQQIPEGVIDDLLGLLEMSFEDGTTHWKHGGIVGVFGYGGGVIGRYCDQPDKFPGVAHFHTVRLNQPSGLYYKADYLEELCDLWDMRGSGMTNMHGSTGDIIWLGTTTPQLEEIFYELTHKHNQDLGGSGSNLRTPACCLGMSRCEYACIDAQDICHTFTNEYQDMLHRPQFPYKFKIKVDGCPNGCVCSIARSDFSIIGTWKDDIKIDQAAVKAYVGGEIAPNAGAHAGRDWGKFDIQKEVIDLCPTKCMSYEGGKLAIDTKNCYRCMHCINVMPKALRVGDERGASILVGAKAPILDGAQMSSLLVPFVPAEGSYDEIKEVLESIWDWWMEEGKNRERLGETLKRLGFQKVLEVTGIKPMAQHVKEPRTNPYIFWKEDEVPGGWTRDINDYRKLHQR encoded by the coding sequence ATGGCGAAACACCCGACCCCGTTGCTGGACCAGCTTGAAAGCGGTCCGTGGCCCAGCTTCGTCTCTGACATGAAGCACGCCGCGGAGCAGCGTCACAAGAACCCCAGGGGCACCAATCAGCAGATCCCCGAGGGCGTCATCGATGACCTGCTGGGCCTGCTGGAAATGTCCTTTGAAGACGGCACCACCCACTGGAAGCACGGCGGCATCGTCGGCGTGTTCGGTTACGGCGGCGGCGTCATCGGCCGTTACTGCGACCAGCCCGACAAGTTCCCCGGCGTGGCCCACTTCCACACCGTGCGCTTGAACCAGCCCTCCGGCCTGTACTACAAGGCCGACTACCTGGAAGAGCTGTGCGACCTGTGGGACATGCGCGGCTCCGGCATGACCAACATGCACGGCTCCACCGGCGACATCATCTGGCTGGGCACCACCACCCCCCAGCTGGAAGAGATCTTCTACGAGCTGACCCACAAGCACAACCAGGACCTCGGCGGCTCCGGTTCCAACCTGCGCACCCCCGCCTGCTGCCTGGGCATGTCCCGCTGCGAATACGCCTGTATCGACGCTCAGGACATCTGCCACACCTTCACGAACGAGTACCAGGACATGCTGCACCGTCCGCAGTTCCCGTACAAGTTCAAGATCAAGGTTGACGGCTGCCCCAACGGCTGCGTGTGCTCCATCGCCCGCTCCGACTTCTCCATCATCGGCACCTGGAAGGACGACATCAAGATCGACCAGGCCGCTGTGAAGGCGTACGTCGGCGGCGAGATCGCCCCCAACGCCGGCGCCCACGCCGGTCGCGACTGGGGCAAGTTCGACATCCAGAAGGAAGTCATCGACCTCTGCCCCACCAAGTGCATGAGCTACGAGGGCGGCAAGCTGGCGATCGACACCAAGAACTGCTACCGCTGCATGCACTGCATCAACGTCATGCCCAAGGCCCTGCGCGTGGGTGACGAGCGCGGCGCGTCCATCCTGGTCGGCGCCAAGGCCCCGATCCTCGACGGCGCCCAGATGAGCTCCCTGCTGGTGCCCTTCGTGCCCGCCGAGGGTTCCTACGACGAGATCAAGGAAGTCCTGGAGAGCATCTGGGATTGGTGGATGGAAGAGGGCAAGAACCGCGAGCGCCTGGGCGAGACCCTGAAGCGCCTCGGCTTCCAGAAGGTCCTGGAAGTCACCGGCATCAAGCCCATGGCCCAGCATGTCAAGGAGCCCCGCACCAACCCCTACATCTTCTGGAAGGAAGACGAGGTGCCCGGCGGCTGGACCCGCGACATCAACGATTACCGCAAACTGCACCAGCGCTAA
- the dsrB gene encoding dissimilatory-type sulfite reductase subunit beta, translated as MAFVSSGYNPDKPMEGRISDIGPRLYKDFLPPVLEKNYGKWVSHEILEPGLLVHEAESGDKVYTVRVGSARLVSTEYIREACEVAKKYCDGYIRWTTRNNIEFMTTSLESAKALKADLNGRKFDKGSYKFPVGGTGASVSNIVHTQGWIHCHTPATDASGTVKVIMDELFEDFTNMRMPAIVRVAVACCLNMCGACHCSDLAVVGFHRKPPYVDHEYLDNLCEIPLAIASCPTGALKPGKTDLADGKKVNTILVNQERCMYCGNCYTMCPSLPLSDKEGDGVIIMVGGKVSNRISMPKFSKVAVAFIPNEPPRWPTLAKVCKKIISTYAAEANKYERLGDWAERIGWESFFEKCDLEFTHHLIDDFRDPAYFTWRQSTNFKF; from the coding sequence ATGGCGTTCGTCTCTTCCGGGTACAATCCCGACAAGCCCATGGAGGGCCGCATCTCCGATATCGGACCCCGGCTCTACAAGGACTTCCTGCCTCCGGTCCTGGAGAAGAACTACGGCAAGTGGGTTTCCCATGAAATCCTCGAGCCCGGTCTGCTGGTTCACGAAGCCGAGAGCGGCGACAAGGTCTACACCGTGCGCGTGGGTTCCGCCCGCCTGGTGTCCACCGAGTACATCCGCGAAGCTTGCGAAGTCGCCAAGAAGTACTGCGACGGCTACATCCGCTGGACCACCCGTAACAACATCGAGTTCATGACCACCTCCCTCGAGAGCGCCAAGGCTCTCAAGGCGGATCTGAACGGCCGCAAGTTCGACAAGGGTTCCTACAAGTTCCCCGTCGGCGGCACCGGCGCCTCCGTGTCCAACATCGTCCACACCCAGGGTTGGATCCACTGCCACACCCCGGCCACCGACGCCTCGGGCACCGTGAAAGTCATCATGGACGAACTCTTTGAAGACTTCACCAACATGCGCATGCCCGCCATCGTCCGCGTTGCCGTGGCCTGCTGCCTGAACATGTGCGGCGCCTGCCACTGCTCCGACCTCGCGGTCGTGGGCTTCCACCGCAAGCCGCCCTACGTCGACCACGAGTATCTCGACAACCTGTGCGAGATCCCGCTGGCCATCGCGTCCTGCCCCACCGGCGCTCTGAAGCCCGGCAAGACCGATCTGGCCGACGGCAAGAAGGTCAACACCATCCTGGTCAACCAGGAGCGCTGCATGTACTGCGGCAACTGCTACACCATGTGCCCCTCGCTGCCCCTCTCCGACAAGGAAGGCGACGGCGTGATCATCATGGTGGGCGGCAAGGTGTCCAACCGCATCTCCATGCCCAAGTTCTCCAAGGTGGCCGTGGCCTTCATCCCGAACGAGCCGCCCCGTTGGCCGACCCTGGCGAAGGTGTGCAAGAAGATCATCTCCACCTACGCCGCCGAGGCCAACAAGTACGAGCGCCTGGGCGACTGGGCCGAGCGCATCGGCTGGGAGAGCTTCTTCGAGAAGTGCGACCTGGAGTTCACCCACCACCTGATCGACGACTTCCGCGATCCGGCGTACTTCACCTGGCGTCAGTCCACCAACTTCAAGTTCTAG
- a CDS encoding YajQ family cyclic di-GMP-binding protein — MPSFDAVSKVDLQEVDNAVNNTIKEIATRFDFRGSKTQIDLDKKTKAVVVVTESEMRAKAIRDMLIGHFVKRKVDTKSVEFEDAKPAGGSLMRMEAKIKEGVDKDTAKKIVAMIKDSKIKVQAQIMDDMVRVTGKKIDDLQAVITLLGKAELPTPLQYVNMKS, encoded by the coding sequence ATGCCTTCTTTCGACGCCGTCAGCAAGGTGGACCTGCAGGAAGTGGACAACGCCGTGAACAACACGATCAAGGAGATCGCCACCCGTTTCGACTTCCGGGGATCCAAGACCCAGATCGACCTGGACAAGAAGACCAAGGCCGTGGTCGTCGTCACCGAAAGCGAGATGCGGGCCAAGGCCATCCGGGACATGCTCATCGGGCACTTCGTCAAGCGCAAGGTGGACACCAAGAGCGTGGAATTCGAGGATGCCAAGCCCGCCGGAGGCTCGCTCATGCGCATGGAGGCCAAGATCAAGGAGGGCGTGGACAAGGACACGGCCAAGAAGATCGTGGCCATGATCAAGGACTCCAAGATCAAGGTCCAGGCCCAGATCATGGACGACATGGTCCGCGTCACCGGCAAGAAGATCGACGACCTCCAGGCGGTCATCACGCTGCTCGGCAAGGCCGAGCTGCCCACCCCCCTGCAGTATGTGAACATGAAAAGCTGA
- a CDS encoding FtsX-like permease family protein — MRGLLNFARLACWFVLRQWRLKPWRTLAVVLGVSLGASVFLSVRLAVNASVESFRLGMDAFTGNAALTVASPGSRLDERLAGLLLRHPGVANASPVISAYATGPDGVPVRFIGIDPILDRPVRAFSLAGQEGPQPAWMDLPAVPGAVLVGKPLADRLGVSAGKAFTLRRGPSESRFTVLGVLDPGGLAGVDAGNVVLADISTAQEFLGLMGRVDRIDLIPAPGADLEDIARSLPAGVRLGPPGESRDSGLAMIEAYQRNLTVLSFVSLFVGMFLVYSLVSLDAASRRKELAVLRCLGAGPGSVCGLFLLQGGLFGALGFAAGLPLAAGLTGRMLAGVNATVNNLFVRVAVDRAALDGFEIGACLALTVAVSLLASLGPSIRAMRVSPREAQSVHVLERAQSERGGTAWSVWGLVLALSAWPLSSLPGRPGFAWPGYLAIFLLFTGLALLSPAALRATIALAAPLARACGVPAGLAMAQAGRGGNRAAVSVGALATAMALFLALSTMIHSFRASFVLWLDQTVTGDLFVRPAMAELNDFRAPLPSGLVPWLEARGDVDALPYLRRYLSIGGVACQFEAADMAGLLTHSTFSVLESLPEAGEMLVQGRGVAVAEAFANQSGLHAGDRFRAQVGHAEIDVPVAAVVRSYRTRGGEIYFDLEAYYDLGGEGEPGGARVYFKDRSGDLSGRTQALRAEILSGPFGDGLDCVPGSLLHATVTRIFDETFAITGVLLVIALGVAALGVSVTLTVRVLERSRQLSTLLAVGASRGQITAMVLWEAVFLGLAGEIVGVLGGAALSAILIFAINKQSFGWTFLYLPDWRALALSLPLILAAVLAAGPPACRAALSRPPALTLRER; from the coding sequence GTGCGGGGCCTCTTGAACTTCGCCCGGCTGGCCTGCTGGTTCGTGCTTAGGCAGTGGCGGCTCAAACCCTGGCGCACCCTGGCGGTGGTCCTGGGCGTGAGCCTGGGGGCCTCGGTCTTCCTGAGCGTCCGCCTGGCCGTGAACGCCTCGGTGGAGTCCTTCCGCCTGGGAATGGACGCCTTCACCGGCAACGCGGCCCTCACCGTGGCCTCGCCCGGATCGCGCCTGGACGAACGCCTCGCGGGCCTGCTCCTGCGCCACCCCGGCGTAGCCAACGCCTCGCCCGTCATTTCGGCCTACGCCACCGGCCCGGACGGGGTCCCCGTCCGGTTCATCGGCATCGACCCCATCCTCGATCGCCCCGTGCGCGCCTTCTCCCTGGCCGGACAAGAAGGGCCGCAGCCCGCATGGATGGACCTGCCCGCCGTGCCCGGTGCGGTCCTGGTGGGCAAGCCCCTGGCCGACAGGCTCGGCGTCTCGGCCGGGAAGGCGTTCACCCTGCGTCGCGGGCCAAGCGAATCGCGCTTCACGGTCCTCGGCGTGCTGGACCCGGGCGGCCTGGCCGGAGTGGATGCCGGAAACGTCGTCCTGGCCGACATTTCCACCGCCCAGGAGTTCCTCGGGCTCATGGGGCGGGTGGACCGCATCGACCTCATCCCCGCTCCCGGCGCGGACCTGGAGGACATCGCCCGGTCCCTGCCCGCCGGGGTGCGCCTCGGGCCTCCCGGCGAATCGCGCGATTCGGGGCTGGCCATGATCGAGGCGTACCAGCGAAACCTCACGGTGCTCTCCTTCGTGTCGCTCTTCGTGGGCATGTTCCTGGTGTACAGCCTGGTGTCGCTGGACGCGGCCTCCCGGCGCAAAGAACTGGCTGTGCTGCGCTGCCTCGGAGCCGGTCCGGGGTCGGTCTGCGGCCTGTTCCTCCTCCAGGGAGGGCTCTTCGGGGCTCTGGGGTTCGCGGCCGGGCTGCCACTGGCCGCCGGGCTCACAGGGCGGATGCTCGCGGGAGTGAACGCCACGGTGAACAACCTTTTCGTGCGCGTGGCCGTGGACCGAGCGGCCCTGGACGGATTCGAGATCGGCGCGTGCCTGGCGCTTACCGTGGCGGTGTCGCTCCTGGCCTCGCTTGGACCCTCCATCCGGGCCATGCGCGTGTCCCCTCGCGAGGCCCAGTCCGTGCACGTTCTGGAACGGGCCCAGTCCGAGCGCGGCGGAACGGCCTGGAGCGTCTGGGGCCTGGTACTGGCGTTGTCCGCCTGGCCCCTGAGCTCCCTGCCCGGGCGTCCCGGATTCGCCTGGCCCGGCTACCTGGCCATCTTCCTGCTCTTCACCGGCCTGGCGCTTCTCTCGCCTGCGGCCCTGCGGGCCACCATCGCCTTGGCCGCCCCCCTGGCCCGCGCCTGCGGCGTCCCGGCCGGGCTGGCCATGGCCCAGGCCGGACGCGGCGGAAACCGCGCAGCCGTATCGGTGGGTGCGCTGGCCACGGCCATGGCCCTGTTCCTGGCTCTGTCCACCATGATCCACAGCTTCCGGGCCAGCTTCGTGCTCTGGCTGGACCAGACCGTCACCGGGGACCTCTTTGTCCGCCCGGCCATGGCCGAACTCAACGATTTCCGCGCCCCCCTGCCGTCCGGCCTCGTGCCGTGGCTGGAGGCGCGCGGCGACGTGGACGCGCTGCCCTACCTGCGCCGCTACCTGTCCATCGGCGGCGTGGCCTGCCAGTTCGAGGCCGCCGACATGGCCGGGCTCCTCACCCACTCAACCTTCTCCGTGCTTGAAAGCCTGCCCGAGGCAGGCGAGATGCTTGTCCAGGGACGCGGCGTGGCCGTGGCCGAAGCCTTCGCGAACCAGTCCGGACTGCACGCCGGGGACCGTTTCCGCGCCCAGGTCGGCCACGCCGAAATCGACGTGCCCGTTGCCGCGGTGGTGCGCAGCTACCGCACGCGAGGCGGGGAAATCTATTTCGACTTGGAGGCGTATTACGATCTTGGCGGCGAGGGCGAACCTGGCGGTGCGCGCGTTTACTTCAAGGACCGTTCCGGCGACCTCTCCGGCAGGACCCAGGCCCTGCGCGCCGAGATCCTTTCCGGCCCCTTCGGTGACGGCCTGGACTGCGTGCCCGGCTCGCTGCTGCACGCCACCGTCACCCGAATTTTCGACGAGACCTTCGCCATCACCGGCGTGCTGCTGGTCATCGCCCTGGGCGTGGCCGCGCTCGGCGTGTCGGTGACCCTCACGGTGCGTGTGCTTGAGCGCTCGCGCCAGCTCTCCACCCTTCTGGCCGTGGGGGCCAGCCGGGGGCAGATCACGGCCATGGTCCTGTGGGAGGCCGTCTTCCTGGGGCTGGCCGGTGAAATCGTGGGCGTGCTCGGCGGCGCGGCCCTCTCGGCCATCCTCATCTTCGCCATCAACAAACAGTCCTTCGGCTGGACCTTCCTCTATCTGCCCGACTGGCGCGCCCTGGCCCTGTCGCTCCCGCTCATCCTGGCCGCGGTGCTGGCCGCTGGACCTCCCGCCTGTCGCGCGGCGCTCTCCCGGCCGCCCGCGCTGACGCTGAGGGAACGCTGA
- a CDS encoding cobyrinate a,c-diamide synthase, translating into MIRIPRLVLAGLSGGSGKTIVSLGLTRAWVNQGLAVAPFKKGPDYIDAAWLSLAAKRAASNLDPFLMDEAAMAALFAHKAQGADLAFTEGNRGLFDGGDVQGTFSTSQLARSLASPLILVIDATKMTRTVAAIVQGCANFEPGLDLAGVILNRTAGDRHRRILRDAIEHYTGVPVLGMLPKMRENPIPERHMGLISNREYAGQDAILEGIATVVGDSCDLERLLEIARRAPALADPHHSIWPESVTAEKPRIGYVLDAALWFYYQENLEALRRAGAELVEVSLLSEAQWPKLDGLYLGGGFPETQAQALADNAAARDRVRNISSAGLPVYAECGGFMYLCEELHADGKIYPMAGVFPLATTLCARPQGLGYAEASVVAANPFHPVGTTLKGHEFHYSRCLARSRYTGHGDKPVFALRMERGSGMLDGLDGVVAGNTFAAYTHIHALGARHWAENFVREAARVKTARTR; encoded by the coding sequence ATGATCCGCATCCCCCGCCTTGTCCTGGCCGGACTTTCCGGCGGCTCCGGCAAGACCATCGTCTCACTCGGGCTGACGCGCGCCTGGGTGAACCAGGGCCTGGCCGTCGCCCCCTTCAAGAAGGGGCCCGACTACATCGACGCAGCCTGGCTGAGCCTCGCCGCCAAGCGCGCCGCCAGCAACCTCGATCCCTTCCTCATGGACGAAGCCGCCATGGCCGCCCTCTTCGCCCACAAGGCCCAGGGTGCGGACTTGGCCTTCACCGAAGGCAACCGGGGACTTTTCGACGGCGGCGACGTCCAAGGGACCTTCTCCACCAGCCAGCTGGCCCGAAGCCTCGCCTCGCCGCTCATCCTGGTCATCGACGCCACCAAGATGACCCGTACCGTGGCCGCCATTGTCCAGGGCTGCGCCAATTTCGAGCCCGGTCTCGACCTGGCCGGGGTCATCCTCAACCGCACCGCCGGAGACAGGCACCGCCGCATCCTGCGCGACGCCATCGAGCACTACACCGGCGTTCCGGTGCTGGGGATGCTCCCCAAGATGCGCGAGAACCCCATCCCCGAACGGCACATGGGCCTCATCTCCAACCGCGAGTACGCGGGGCAGGACGCCATTCTGGAAGGAATCGCCACGGTAGTGGGCGACTCGTGCGATCTGGAACGTCTGCTGGAAATCGCCCGGCGCGCCCCGGCCCTCGCGGACCCGCACCACTCCATCTGGCCCGAGTCCGTCACGGCCGAAAAGCCCCGCATCGGCTACGTCCTGGACGCGGCCCTGTGGTTCTACTACCAGGAGAACCTCGAGGCCCTGCGCCGCGCCGGAGCCGAACTGGTGGAAGTAAGCCTTCTCTCCGAGGCGCAGTGGCCGAAACTTGACGGACTCTACCTGGGCGGCGGCTTCCCCGAGACCCAGGCCCAAGCCCTGGCCGACAACGCAGCCGCCCGCGACCGGGTGCGGAACATCTCCAGCGCGGGGCTGCCGGTCTACGCCGAATGCGGCGGGTTCATGTACCTCTGCGAGGAACTCCACGCCGACGGCAAGATTTACCCCATGGCCGGGGTGTTCCCCCTGGCCACCACGTTGTGCGCCCGGCCCCAGGGGCTGGGTTACGCCGAAGCCTCGGTGGTGGCGGCCAACCCGTTCCATCCGGTGGGAACGACCCTCAAGGGCCACGAATTCCATTATTCGCGCTGCCTGGCCCGGTCGAGGTATACGGGGCATGGCGACAAGCCCGTGTTCGCGCTGCGGATGGAGCGGGGTTCAGGCATGCTGGACGGCCTGGACGGCGTGGTGGCGGGCAACACCTTCGCGGCCTACACGCACATCCACGCGCTGGGCGCGCGCCACTGGGCGGAAAACTTCGTGCGCGAGGCGGCCAGGGTGAAGACGGCGAGGACGCGTTAG
- a CDS encoding deoxyribodipyrimidine photo-lyase, with the protein MNTRRARIISPGRPGVGPVVYWMHRDHRVRDNWALTYAALLAHQAGTTLVCAHCLAPSYPLAQPGHFRFLYDGLREIARDLAAQGIPHIQLLGDPPAEVSGLARSLDASAVVADFDPLRHKRSWMARAGEALACPLHEVDARNVVPCFVASDKQEYMARTIRPKIHRLLPEFLEDFPELPRQDGPSFPALPGRTWDEAEQAFPALLAPLPRFFAPGETAGRAALSRFVRVGLPGYAQSRNDPSIEGQSGLSPWLHFGMLSAQRAALAVASSDAAAQDKEAFLEELIVRRELSDNFCLHSRNYDSADCYPDWAKKTLDKHARDPRPYLYSPSELEEGRTHDPAWNAAQREMTLTGKMHGYMRMYWAKKLLEWTPCREEAQAVAVDLNDRLSLDGRDPNGYAGIAWAIGGVHDRPWSERTIFGQVRSMTFAGLKRKFDVEGYIRRVEAVFGM; encoded by the coding sequence GTGAACACGCGCCGCGCCAGAATCATCTCGCCGGGACGTCCCGGCGTGGGGCCCGTGGTCTATTGGATGCACCGGGACCACCGGGTCCGCGACAACTGGGCGCTCACCTACGCCGCGCTCCTGGCACACCAGGCCGGGACCACCCTGGTGTGCGCCCACTGCCTGGCCCCCTCCTACCCCCTGGCCCAGCCCGGGCATTTCCGGTTTCTGTACGACGGCCTCAGGGAGATCGCCCGCGACCTCGCGGCGCAGGGCATCCCTCACATCCAGCTGCTGGGAGATCCTCCGGCCGAGGTCTCCGGGCTGGCCAGGAGCCTGGACGCCTCGGCCGTGGTGGCGGATTTCGACCCCCTGCGCCACAAGCGGTCCTGGATGGCCCGGGCGGGCGAAGCCCTGGCCTGCCCGCTCCACGAGGTGGACGCGCGCAACGTGGTGCCCTGCTTCGTGGCCTCGGACAAGCAGGAGTACATGGCCCGGACCATCCGCCCCAAGATCCACCGCCTGCTGCCCGAATTCCTGGAGGACTTCCCCGAACTGCCCCGGCAGGACGGTCCCTCCTTCCCCGCCCTGCCGGGCAGGACCTGGGATGAGGCCGAACAGGCGTTCCCGGCCCTGCTCGCCCCGCTGCCCCGGTTCTTCGCGCCGGGAGAGACGGCCGGACGCGCCGCTCTGTCGCGCTTCGTACGGGTGGGGCTGCCCGGATACGCGCAAAGCCGCAACGACCCGTCCATCGAGGGGCAGTCCGGACTGTCGCCCTGGCTGCACTTCGGCATGCTCTCGGCGCAACGGGCCGCCCTGGCCGTGGCCTCCTCCGACGCCGCGGCCCAGGACAAGGAGGCGTTCCTGGAGGAACTCATCGTGCGCCGCGAGCTGTCCGACAACTTCTGCCTGCACAGCCGGAACTACGATTCGGCGGACTGCTATCCGGACTGGGCCAAGAAGACCCTGGACAAGCACGCCCGCGATCCCAGGCCCTACCTGTATTCACCGAGCGAACTGGAGGAAGGGCGAACCCACGATCCTGCCTGGAACGCCGCCCAGCGGGAAATGACCCTGACGGGCAAGATGCACGGCTACATGCGCATGTACTGGGCCAAGAAGCTGCTGGAGTGGACCCCGTGCCGCGAGGAGGCCCAGGCCGTGGCCGTGGACCTGAATGACCGGCTCTCCCTGGACGGGCGCGATCCCAACGGATACGCGGGCATCGCCTGGGCCATCGGCGGCGTGCACGACCGGCCCTGGAGCGAACGGACGATTTTCGGACAGGTACGCTCCATGACTTTCGCGGGCCTCAAGAGGAAGTTCGACGTGGAGGGATATATCCGTCGGGTCGAAGCCGTTTTCGGGATGTAA
- a CDS encoding lipocalin-like domain-containing protein, whose amino-acid sequence MRRILALVLFLLAAPAVAQDFQPVTGPCDFDFPRDHAPHPGYKTEWWYYTAALTGPQGERYGMQFTIFRSQLKPDSIEDSWPQESSAWRSNQILFGHAALTDVAKRRHVQAERISRQALNLAGFQAFGQNTSIFLRDWNLDIGPAGHMLNASGSGFAYSLLLTPMSDPAAHGAGGYSRKGVRPESASCYYSIPRMVLTGEIILDGQTIPVTGQAWMDHEFSSAPLEADITGWDWFSLRLSDGSSVMAFFLRQKDGGISPASTASLISPESTVTAVPQRDLALAASGTWTSPRTKARYPSGWKFTGPGFDLVVTPELSDQEMNTPGTTGVNYWEGLVRATGMKDGQPVSGEGYVELTGYDKAFTARY is encoded by the coding sequence ATGCGGCGTATTCTGGCCCTGGTCCTCTTTCTCCTGGCCGCTCCGGCTGTTGCCCAGGATTTCCAGCCCGTGACCGGGCCGTGCGATTTCGACTTTCCCCGCGACCATGCCCCGCATCCGGGCTACAAGACCGAGTGGTGGTACTACACGGCCGCGCTCACCGGGCCGCAAGGCGAGCGTTACGGCATGCAGTTCACCATATTCCGCAGCCAGTTGAAGCCCGACTCCATCGAGGATTCCTGGCCCCAGGAGAGCTCCGCCTGGCGCTCCAACCAGATTCTCTTCGGCCACGCCGCACTCACCGACGTGGCCAAGCGTCGCCACGTCCAGGCGGAGCGCATCTCCCGCCAAGCGCTCAACCTTGCGGGATTTCAGGCGTTCGGCCAAAACACCTCCATCTTTCTGCGCGACTGGAACCTGGACATCGGCCCCGCCGGGCACATGCTCAACGCCTCGGGTTCCGGCTTCGCCTACTCCCTGCTGCTCACCCCCATGAGCGACCCCGCGGCCCACGGCGCCGGCGGCTACAGCCGCAAGGGCGTAAGGCCCGAAAGCGCCAGCTGCTATTACTCCATTCCCCGCATGGTCCTGACCGGCGAAATCATCCTGGACGGGCAGACCATCCCAGTCACCGGCCAGGCGTGGATGGACCATGAATTCTCTTCGGCCCCCCTGGAAGCTGACATCACCGGCTGGGACTGGTTCAGCCTGCGCTTAAGCGACGGATCGAGCGTCATGGCTTTCTTTCTGCGCCAGAAGGACGGCGGAATCTCCCCCGCATCTACCGCCAGCCTGATCTCGCCCGAATCCACGGTCACGGCCGTGCCGCAACGCGATCTCGCTTTGGCCGCATCCGGAACATGGACCAGCCCGCGCACCAAGGCTCGCTATCCTTCCGGCTGGAAGTTCACGGGCCCGGGCTTCGATCTTGTGGTCACCCCGGAACTTTCAGACCAGGAAATGAACACACCCGGCACTACCGGGGTGAACTACTGGGAGGGACTGGTGCGGGCCACGGGCATGAAGGACGGACAGCCCGTCTCGGGCGAAGGATATGTGGAACTGACGGGGTACGACAAGGCGTTCACGGCGAGATATTGA
- a CDS encoding dissimilatory sulfite reductase D family protein gives MDEAQARQTIVDSLKSKTNKSKFYLKDFYAFLPEMKKMEVGKLVNKMVAEGTLEYWSSGSTTMIGLKGAGKQHATEEGE, from the coding sequence ATGGATGAGGCACAAGCCAGACAGACCATCGTCGACAGCCTGAAGTCGAAGACCAACAAGTCCAAGTTCTACCTGAAGGACTTCTACGCCTTCCTGCCCGAGATGAAGAAGATGGAAGTGGGCAAGCTGGTCAACAAGATGGTCGCCGAGGGCACCCTGGAATACTGGTCCTCCGGCTCCACCACCATGATCGGCCTCAAGGGCGCCGGCAAGCAGCACGCCACCGAAGAAGGCGAGTAA
- a CDS encoding YkgJ family cysteine cluster protein: protein MTPHDNPTPAVCRRCGLCCLKGGPALHTQDATLVASGVITRRDLVTLRKGEPVRENVAGKLAGLTEEMVSIRGGGSGDPDRPFACIFHDAEKQACRIHGHSPAECRALFCEDTSALEAMYREGRLTRADLIDTGGGLWELISFHEESFPAAAAVRLARSAATGDSRAAGLLQELAAAEDNFRRLFLERTAAPPEELDFYFGRALAVVCAPFGVDLTKPAKR, encoded by the coding sequence ATGACGCCCCATGACAACCCCACTCCGGCGGTTTGCCGGCGCTGCGGCCTCTGCTGCCTCAAGGGCGGCCCGGCCCTGCACACCCAGGACGCCACGCTCGTCGCCTCGGGCGTGATCACCCGGCGCGACCTCGTCACCCTGCGCAAGGGAGAGCCCGTGCGCGAGAACGTTGCCGGGAAGCTCGCCGGACTGACCGAGGAGATGGTCTCGATACGCGGCGGCGGTAGCGGCGACCCGGACCGCCCGTTCGCCTGCATCTTCCACGACGCCGAAAAGCAAGCCTGCCGCATCCACGGCCACAGCCCAGCCGAGTGCCGGGCGCTCTTCTGCGAGGACACCTCAGCCCTCGAGGCCATGTACCGCGAAGGCCGCCTGACGAGGGCGGACCTCATCGACACGGGCGGCGGCCTTTGGGAGCTCATCTCCTTCCACGAGGAGTCCTTCCCCGCGGCTGCGGCCGTGCGCCTGGCGCGCTCCGCCGCGACGGGGGACAGCCGCGCCGCCGGGCTTCTCCAGGAGCTCGCCGCCGCCGAGGACAACTTCCGCCGCCTCTTCCTCGAGAGGACCGCCGCCCCCCCGGAGGAACTGGACTTCTACTTCGGGCGCGCCCTGGCCGTGGTGTGCGCCCCGTTCGGGGTGGACCTCACGAAACCCGCGAAGCGATAG